In one Diceros bicornis minor isolate mBicDic1 chromosome 2, mDicBic1.mat.cur, whole genome shotgun sequence genomic region, the following are encoded:
- the LOC131410995 gene encoding putative serine protease 45, translating to MSASLCSFGAGPGALRPWGLSRRLLLLLLLLLPPLLPLLDAVCAKPWWSENLSVTRHWPWEVSLRMENEHVCGGSLIDLSWVVTAAHCIQGTKEYSVILGTSKLKPTDPKQALSIPVKDIIMHPKYWGRTFIMGDIALLQLHTPAIVSKYVQPVCLPEPNYNLKVGTQCWVTGWGQVKQRFSVNSTLTPELQEAEVFIMDNKRCDQIYRKMSFIPRVVPLVLGDMICATNYGENLCNGDSGGPLACEVEGRWILAGVLSWEKACARLRNPGVYTRVTKYSKWIKTQISHGALSGPRTSAWLPLLSWLLLLQMGP from the exons ATGTCCGCCTCGCTGTGCAGCTTCGGCGCTGGGCCTGGAGCGTTGAGGCCCTGGGGCCTGAGCCGCCGCCtcctgctgctactgctgctgctgctgccgccactGCTGCCGCTGCTGGACGCAG TTTGTGCCAAACCCTGGTGGTCGGAGAATTTGAGTGTGACCCGCCattggccctgggaggtgagccTCCGGATGGAAAATGAGCACGTGTGTGGAGGGTCCCTCATTGACCTCAGCTGGGTGGTGACTGCTGCCCACTGCATCCAAGG CACCAAAGAGTACTCAGTGATTCTTGGTACCTCCAAGCTGAAGCCCACGGACCCCAAGCAGGCTCTCTCGATCCCTGTGAAGGACATCATTATGCACCCCAAGTACTGGGGCCGGACCTTCATCATGGGCGATATTGCCCTTCTCCAGCTTCACACTCCTGCCATCGTCAGCAAGTACGTGCAGCCGGTCTGCCTCCCAGAGCCCAACTACAACCTGAAGGTTGGGACACAGTGTTGGGTGACCGGCTGGGGCCAGGTTAAACAGCGCTTCTCAG TCAACTCCACGCTGAccccagagctgcaggaggctgaggTGTTTATCATGGACAACAAGAGGTGTGACCAGATTTATCGCAAGATGTCCTTCATCCCCCGCGTTGTCCCCCTTGTCCTGGGGGACATGATCTGTGCCACCAATTATGGAGAAAACTTGTGCAAT GGGGATTCTGGGGGCCCACTGGCTTGCGAAGTGGAGGGCAGATGGATTCTGGCTGGGGTGTTATCCTGGGAGAAAGCCTGCGCCAGATTACGGAATCCAGGCGTGTACACCCGCGTCACCAAGTACAGCAAATGGATCAAGACACAAATAAGCCATGGGGCTCTCTCAGGCCCCCGCACCTCCGCCTGGCTCCCACTCCTCTCCTGGCTGCTACTGCTCCAGATGGGCCCTTGa
- the LOC131421014 gene encoding serine protease 44-like, with amino-acid sequence MPMASAGGASGGGDGSLGLLVWLLLLQPRLSEGSGPKEDSAVTPASPEVLSPPGHLKSLKIPEPTVGEALESHPATPSGPFSPLGCGHRSMRIVGGMPAQEGKWPWQVSLQIRDQHRCGGSLIARQWVLTAAHCILGHEEYMVKLGDTVLGPNSRKTLVVPVRDIVSHQRFETRTLSHDIALVLLAFPVNYSSFIQPVCLFGEAFQEKTRVECWVTGWGRLAENVSAPAPELQETEQILLHYKECNEVIRTKIAVHPNLVRKGMICGHQEEGKGPCRVSSWGDSGGPLVCEFNDTWFQVGIVSWGIGCGGKRNPAVYTEVSFYKKWVIDQINQASSRDSTGFFILLLCLVLPLGILATP; translated from the exons ATGCCCATGGCGTCCGCGGGCGGCGCCAGTGGCGGTGGCGACGGCTCGCTGGGCCTCCTGGTCTGGCTCCTGCTCCTTCAGCCCCGGCTCA GTGAGGGTTCCGGGCCCAAGGAGGATTCCGCAGTGACCCCTGCAAGTCCAGAGGTCCTCTCACCTCCAGGGCACCTGAAATCCCTGAAGATTCCAGAACCCACAGTGGGAGAAGCCTTGGAATCCCACCCGGCCACTCCGTCTGGACCGTTCTCCCCTCTAG GATGTGGCCATCGGAGTATGAGGATAGTTGGTGGAATGCCAGCCCAGGAGGGGAAGTGGCCTTGGCAGGTGAGCCTGCAGATCCGCGATCAACACAGATGTGGAGGCTCCCTCATTGCCCGGCAGTGGGTGCTGACCGCGGCCCACTGCATACTTGG CCATGAGGAATATATGGTGAAGCTGGGAGACACCGTGTTAGGTCCTAATTCCAGAAAGACTCTGGTGGTTCCAGTTCGAGACATCGTTTCCCATCAGCGTTTTGAAACTAGAACTTTGAGTCATGACATTGCCCTTGTTCTGCTGGCCTTCCCTGTGAACTATTCCTCATTCATCCAGCCTGTGTGCCTCTTTGGAGAGGCTTTCCAAGAGAAAACTCGGGTAGAGTGCTGGGTGACTGGATGGGGCCGACTGGCAGAAAACG TTTCAGCACCAGCGCCAGAACTTCAAGAGACTGAGCAAATCCTTCTTCACTACAAGGAGTGTAATGAGGTGATCCGGACAAAGATAGCAGTACATCCCAACCTAGTGAGAAAAGGGATGATCTGTGGCCATCAAGAAGAAGGGAAAGGCCCCTGCCGGGTCAGTTCATGG ggAGATTCTGGAGGCCCCCTGGTCTGTGAATTTAATGACACGTGGTTCCAGGTGGGGATTGTGAGCTGGGGCATTGGCTGTGGTGGCAAACGAAATCCTGCAGTTTATACAGAAGTTAGTTTCTACAAGAAGTGGGTCATTGATCAAATCAATCAGGCTTCTTCTCGGGACTCAACAGGCTTCTTCATCCTACTCCTGTGTCTGGTGCTGCCCCTGGGCATCCTGGCGACCCCGTGA